The Pirellulales bacterium genome includes a window with the following:
- a CDS encoding alpha/beta hydrolase-fold protein, giving the protein MGGDVSYVVYLPPGYEENPDQRYPVLYYLHASGGTPRRDGAEIVGRLDKAVRSGRTAPMIAVMPNGLRGATMYCDSRDGKYPVESVTINDLVPHVDATYRTIASRDGRAVEGFSMGGFGAAHLGFKFPEVFGVISIQAPPLLDPELTQPLPARAWSKLFPTVMGSDLDYFRQNDPFTLAAKNADALRDRTLIRIVCHVENENWLAPRCEALHRVLVEHTVPHEFYYLSNVKSHNRDGVLDTLGDAEFAFFRSSLAGARR; this is encoded by the coding sequence AGAGAATCCCGACCAACGCTACCCGGTGCTCTACTACTTGCACGCCAGCGGCGGCACGCCGCGCCGAGACGGCGCCGAAATCGTCGGGCGGCTCGACAAAGCGGTCCGCTCCGGGCGGACGGCGCCGATGATCGCCGTGATGCCCAACGGCCTGCGTGGCGCCACGATGTATTGCGACTCGCGAGACGGCAAGTACCCGGTGGAGTCGGTGACGATCAACGATCTGGTACCGCACGTGGACGCGACGTACCGGACGATCGCCTCGCGCGACGGGCGCGCGGTGGAAGGTTTTTCGATGGGCGGTTTCGGCGCCGCGCACTTGGGGTTTAAGTTCCCGGAAGTGTTTGGCGTGATCTCCATTCAGGCGCCGCCGTTGCTCGATCCGGAGCTGACTCAGCCGCTTCCCGCCCGCGCCTGGTCGAAGTTGTTTCCGACGGTCATGGGAAGCGACCTGGACTATTTCCGCCAGAACGACCCCTTCACGCTGGCCGCCAAGAACGCCGACGCGCTGCGCGACCGCACGCTGATCCGGATCGTCTGCCACGTCGAAAACGAAAACTGGCTGGCGCCGCGTTGCGAGGCCCTGCACCGGGTACTGGTGGAGCACACGGTGCCGCACGAGTTCTACTACTTGTCGAACGTCAAGTCGCACAATCGCGATGGGGTGCTGGACACGCTGGGCGACGCCGAGTTCGCCTTTTTCAGATCCTCGCTGGCCGGTGCCCGCCGATAG